The following proteins are co-located in the Pseudomonas fluorescens genome:
- a CDS encoding ATP-binding cassette domain-containing protein, which produces MSADNAYAVELKGLTFKRGTRSIFNNVDIRIPRGKVTGIMGPSGCGKTTLLRLMGMQLRPSAGEVWVNGQNLPTLSRSDLFDARKHMGVLFQSGALFTDLDVFENVAFPLRVHTQLSDEMIRDIVLLKLQAVGLRGAVDLMPDELSGGMKRRVALARAIALDPQILMYDEPFVGQDPIAMGVLVRLIRLLNDALGITSIVVSHDLAETASIADYLYVVGDGQVLGQGTPEELMNADNPRIRQFMTGDPDGPVPFHFPAADYRSDLLGKR; this is translated from the coding sequence ATGAGTGCCGATAACGCCTACGCGGTCGAGCTGAAGGGCCTTACCTTCAAGCGCGGGACGCGCAGCATCTTCAATAACGTCGATATTCGCATTCCCCGCGGCAAGGTCACGGGCATCATGGGGCCTTCCGGTTGCGGCAAGACCACACTGTTGCGTCTGATGGGCATGCAATTGCGTCCCAGCGCCGGCGAAGTGTGGGTCAACGGTCAGAACCTGCCGACATTGTCGCGCAGCGATCTGTTCGATGCGCGCAAGCACATGGGAGTGCTGTTCCAGAGTGGCGCACTGTTCACCGACCTCGACGTGTTCGAAAACGTGGCGTTTCCGCTGCGGGTGCACACCCAGCTGTCAGATGAAATGATTCGTGACATTGTCTTGTTGAAACTGCAGGCCGTGGGCCTTCGTGGTGCCGTCGACCTGATGCCTGACGAGTTGTCGGGCGGCATGAAGCGTCGTGTCGCCCTGGCGCGAGCCATCGCCCTCGATCCGCAGATCCTCATGTATGACGAGCCGTTCGTGGGCCAGGACCCGATCGCCATGGGCGTGCTGGTGCGCCTGATTCGCCTGCTCAACGATGCGTTGGGGATCACCAGTATCGTGGTGTCGCACGACCTGGCCGAAACCGCGAGCATTGCCGACTACCTTTATGTAGTCGGCGATGGTCAGGTGCTGGGGCAGGGCACGCCTGAAGAGCTGATGAACGCTGACAACCCGCGCATTCGCCAATTCATGACCGGCGATCCCGATGGCCCGGTGCCTTTTCATTTTCCGGCAGCGGACTACCGCTCAGATCTTCTGGGGAAGCGCTGA
- the mlaD gene encoding outer membrane lipid asymmetry maintenance protein MlaD → MQNRTVEIGVGLFLLAGILALLLLALRVSGLSASPTADTYKLYAYFDNIAGLTVRAKVTMAGVTIGKVTAIDLDRDSFTGRVTMQVDKKVDNLPTDSTASILTAGLLGEKYIGVSVGGETALLKDGSTIHDTQSSLVLEDLIGKFLLNTVNKDAK, encoded by the coding sequence ATGCAAAACCGCACTGTGGAAATCGGTGTCGGCCTTTTCTTGCTGGCTGGCATCCTGGCTTTACTGTTACTGGCCCTGCGAGTCAGCGGCCTTTCGGCCAGCCCCACCGCCGACACTTATAAACTTTACGCGTACTTCGATAATATTGCCGGTTTGACTGTCAGAGCTAAAGTGACCATGGCCGGTGTAACCATCGGCAAGGTCACGGCAATCGATCTGGATCGCGACAGCTTCACCGGCCGAGTGACCATGCAAGTCGACAAGAAGGTAGATAACCTGCCGACTGACTCGACTGCATCTATTCTCACTGCGGGTCTGCTGGGCGAGAAGTACATCGGTGTCAGCGTGGGCGGGGAAACAGCCCTGCTCAAGGATGGTTCGACAATCCACGACACACAGTCGTCGTTGGTGCTTGAAGACCTGATCGGTAAATTCCTGCTCAATACGGTCAATAAAGACGCCAAATGA
- the upp gene encoding uracil phosphoribosyltransferase has protein sequence MPTREIRHPLIRHKLGLMRRADISTKNFRELAQEVGALLTYEATKDLPLETYEIPGWAGPVQVEKIAGKKITVVPILRAGIGMLEGVLSLIPGAKVSAVGVARNEETLQAHTYLEKLVPEINERLAMIIDPMLATGSSMVATIDLLKKAGCKDIRAMVLVAAPEGIAAVEKAHPDVQIYTASIDERLNEHGYIIPGLGDAGDKIFGTKQKDA, from the coding sequence ATGCCCACTCGCGAGATCCGCCACCCGCTGATCCGACACAAACTCGGCCTTATGCGCCGCGCCGACATTAGCACGAAGAACTTCCGTGAGCTTGCTCAGGAAGTCGGAGCGCTGCTCACTTACGAAGCGACCAAAGATTTGCCTCTGGAAACCTACGAGATCCCCGGTTGGGCCGGTCCCGTCCAGGTCGAGAAAATCGCCGGTAAGAAAATCACCGTAGTGCCGATCCTGCGCGCCGGTATCGGCATGCTCGAAGGCGTACTCAGCCTGATCCCGGGCGCCAAAGTCAGCGCCGTTGGCGTGGCTCGCAACGAAGAAACGTTGCAGGCCCACACCTACCTGGAAAAACTCGTACCGGAAATCAACGAGCGCCTGGCGATGATCATCGACCCGATGCTCGCCACCGGCAGTTCCATGGTTGCCACCATCGACTTGCTGAAAAAAGCCGGTTGCAAGGACATCCGCGCCATGGTGCTGGTCGCCGCTCCCGAAGGCATTGCCGCTGTCGAGAAGGCCCACCCGGACGTGCAGATTTATACCGCGTCCATTGACGAGCGCCTGAACGAACACGGCTACATCATCCCAGGCCTGGGCGATGCCGGTGACAAGATCTTCGGCACCAAGCAGAAGGACGCTTGA
- the mlaE gene encoding lipid asymmetry maintenance ABC transporter permease subunit MlaE: MRKTSLIEKVRLFGRSGIDLVEVLGRSTIFLFHALLGRGGIGGGFGLLLKQLHSVGVMSLVIIVVSGIFIGMVLALQGFNILSSYGSEQAVGQMVALTLLRELGPVVTALLFAGRAGSALTAEIGNMKSTEQLSSLEMIGVDPLKYIVAPRLWAGFISLPLLAMIFSVVGIWGGSWVAVDWLGVYDGSYWGNMQNSVTFSGDVLNGIIKSIVFAFVVTWIAVFQGYDCEPTSEGISRATTKTVVYASLAVLGLDFILTALMFGDF; this comes from the coding sequence ATGCGCAAGACATCTTTAATCGAGAAGGTTCGCCTTTTCGGTCGCTCCGGTATCGACTTGGTCGAAGTGCTGGGGCGTTCGACGATTTTCCTGTTTCATGCATTGCTTGGTCGCGGCGGGATTGGCGGTGGCTTCGGCCTGCTGCTCAAGCAGCTGCACTCGGTGGGCGTGATGTCCCTGGTCATCATCGTGGTTTCCGGGATTTTCATCGGCATGGTGCTGGCTTTGCAGGGGTTCAACATCCTCTCCAGCTACGGTTCGGAGCAGGCTGTGGGGCAGATGGTCGCCCTGACGCTGTTGCGCGAACTCGGCCCGGTGGTCACCGCCTTGCTGTTTGCCGGGCGCGCGGGTTCCGCGTTGACTGCCGAAATCGGCAACATGAAGTCCACCGAGCAGTTGTCCAGCCTGGAAATGATCGGCGTGGACCCGCTCAAGTATATTGTTGCGCCGCGCCTGTGGGCCGGCTTCATTTCCCTGCCACTGCTGGCGATGATTTTCAGCGTGGTGGGCATCTGGGGCGGTTCGTGGGTGGCGGTTGACTGGTTGGGCGTCTATGACGGCTCTTACTGGGGCAACATGCAAAACAGCGTGACCTTCAGTGGCGACGTGCTCAACGGCATCATAAAGAGCATCGTCTTCGCCTTTGTAGTGACCTGGATCGCCGTATTCCAAGGCTATGACTGTGAGCCCACTTCAGAAGGGATCAGTCGCGCCACCACCAAGACCGTTGTGTACGCCTCGCTGGCAGTACTGGGCCTTGACTTCATTTTGACCGCCTTGATGTTTGGAGATTTCTGA
- the hisC gene encoding histidinol-phosphate transaminase, translated as MSKFWSPFVKDLVPYVPGEQPKLTKLVKLNTNENPYGPSPKALAAMQAELNDNLRLYPDPNSDLLKQAVAKYYGIDAGKVFLGNGSDEVLAHIFHGLFQHDLPLLFPDISYSFYPVYCGLYGIQSDPVALDEQFQIRVTDYAKPNGGIIFPNPNAPTGCVLALDAVEQILKASPDSVVVVDEAYIDFGGETAISLVDRYPNLLVTQTLSKSRSLAGLRVGLAVGHPDLIEALERVKNSFNSYPLDRLAIVGAAAAFEDRDYFEKTCRQVIDSRHQLVAQLEAKGFEVLPSAANFIFARHPRHDAAGLAAKLREQGVIVRHFKQERIAQFLRISIGTPEQNQALIDGLGEL; from the coding sequence ATGAGCAAATTCTGGAGCCCTTTCGTCAAGGACCTCGTGCCTTACGTTCCTGGTGAGCAACCGAAGCTGACCAAGCTGGTCAAGCTCAATACCAATGAAAACCCGTACGGCCCGTCCCCCAAGGCGTTGGCGGCCATGCAGGCGGAGTTGAACGACAACTTGCGCCTGTACCCGGACCCCAACAGCGACCTGCTCAAGCAGGCAGTGGCCAAGTATTACGGGATCGACGCCGGCAAGGTGTTCCTCGGTAACGGTTCCGACGAAGTCCTGGCGCACATTTTTCACGGTTTGTTCCAGCACGACTTGCCGCTGCTGTTTCCGGATATCAGCTACAGCTTTTATCCGGTTTACTGCGGCCTCTACGGCATCCAGTCTGACCCGGTCGCGTTGGATGAGCAGTTCCAGATTCGCGTGACCGACTACGCCAAACCCAATGGCGGGATCATCTTCCCCAACCCGAATGCGCCGACGGGCTGCGTGCTGGCACTCGACGCGGTGGAGCAGATCCTCAAGGCCAGCCCGGATTCGGTGGTGGTGGTCGATGAAGCCTATATCGACTTCGGCGGCGAGACGGCCATCAGCCTGGTGGATCGCTATCCGAACCTGCTCGTGACCCAGACCCTGTCCAAATCGCGCTCACTGGCCGGTTTGCGCGTGGGCCTGGCGGTGGGCCATCCGGACCTGATCGAGGCGCTGGAGCGGGTCAAGAACAGCTTCAACTCCTACCCGTTGGATCGGCTGGCGATTGTCGGGGCGGCGGCGGCATTCGAGGACCGTGATTACTTCGAGAAGACCTGTCGGCAGGTGATCGACAGCCGCCACCAGTTGGTCGCGCAACTGGAAGCGAAAGGCTTTGAAGTATTGCCGTCGGCGGCCAATTTCATCTTTGCCCGTCACCCACGGCACGACGCCGCCGGCCTGGCAGCCAAGTTGCGTGAGCAAGGGGTGATTGTGCGGCACTTCAAGCAGGAGCGGATTGCCCAGTTCCTGCGGATCAGTATTGGTACGCCAGAGCAGAACCAGGCGCTGATTGATGGGCTTGGCGAGCTTTAA
- a CDS encoding hypoxanthine-guanine phosphoribosyltransferase has product MSADLEHIRQIMREADCLYTEAQVEEAIAKVGAHITREMAETNPVVFCVMNGGLIFAGKLLTHLQFPLEASYLHATRYRNETTGGDLFWKAKPEVSFIDRDVLIIDDILDEGHTLGAIIDFCKHAGARKVHTAVLIDKDHDRKARPDLKADYVGLPCIDRYIFGYGMDYKGYWRNANGIFAVKGM; this is encoded by the coding sequence ATGTCCGCTGATCTCGAGCATATCCGTCAAATCATGCGCGAGGCTGACTGCCTGTACACCGAAGCGCAAGTCGAAGAAGCGATCGCCAAGGTTGGCGCACACATCACCCGCGAAATGGCCGAGACCAACCCGGTGGTGTTCTGTGTGATGAACGGCGGCCTGATCTTCGCCGGTAAATTGCTCACCCACCTGCAATTTCCGCTGGAAGCTTCCTACCTGCACGCTACCCGTTATCGCAACGAAACCACCGGCGGCGACCTGTTCTGGAAAGCTAAGCCGGAAGTCTCGTTCATTGATCGCGACGTGCTGATCATCGACGACATCCTCGATGAAGGTCATACCCTGGGTGCAATCATCGACTTCTGCAAACACGCCGGCGCACGCAAAGTGCACACTGCCGTGCTGATCGACAAAGACCACGACCGTAAGGCCCGCCCGGACCTGAAAGCCGATTACGTCGGCCTGCCGTGCATCGACCGCTACATTTTCGGTTACGGCATGGACTACAAAGGCTACTGGCGTAACGCCAATGGGATCTTCGCCGTTAAAGGGATGTAA
- the murA gene encoding UDP-N-acetylglucosamine 1-carboxyvinyltransferase: MDKLIITGGARLDGEIRISGAKNSALPILAATLLCDGPVTVANLPHLHDITTMIELFGRMGIEPVIDEKLSVEIDPRTIKTLIAPYELVKTMRASILVLGPMVARFGEAEVALPGGCAIGSRPVDLHIRGLEAMGATIDVEGGYIKAKAPEGGLRGANFFFDTVSVTGTENIMMAAALANGRSVLQNAAREPEVVDLANFLIAMGANITGAGTDTITIDGVKRLHPATYKVMPDRIETGTYLVAAAVTGGRVKVKDTDPTILEAVLEKLREAGAEITTGEDWIELNMHGKRPKAVNVRTAPYPAFPTDMQAQFISLNAIAEGTGAVIETIFENRFMHVYELHRMGAKIQVEGNTAIVTGIEKLKGAPVMATDLRASASLVISALCADGDTLIDRIYHIDRGYECIEEKLQMLGAKIRRVPG, from the coding sequence ATGGATAAATTGATTATTACCGGCGGTGCCCGCCTTGATGGCGAGATCCGCATTTCCGGTGCGAAAAACTCCGCCTTGCCGATTTTGGCAGCGACCCTGCTGTGCGACGGCCCGGTGACTGTGGCCAACCTGCCGCACCTGCACGACATCACCACCATGATCGAGCTGTTCGGTCGCATGGGCATCGAGCCGGTGATTGACGAGAAACTCAGTGTCGAAATCGACCCGCGCACCATCAAGACCCTGATCGCTCCGTACGAGTTGGTGAAAACCATGCGTGCGTCGATCCTGGTACTGGGCCCGATGGTTGCCCGTTTCGGTGAAGCTGAAGTGGCACTGCCTGGCGGTTGCGCCATCGGCTCGCGTCCGGTCGACCTGCACATTCGTGGCCTTGAAGCCATGGGTGCAACCATCGACGTTGAAGGCGGCTACATCAAGGCCAAGGCGCCGGAAGGCGGCCTGCGTGGTGCCAACTTCTTCTTTGATACCGTCAGCGTGACCGGTACCGAGAACATCATGATGGCTGCCGCCCTGGCGAACGGCCGCAGCGTGCTGCAAAACGCCGCGCGCGAGCCGGAAGTGGTCGACCTGGCCAACTTCCTGATCGCCATGGGTGCCAACATCACTGGCGCCGGCACCGACACCATCACCATCGACGGTGTTAAACGCCTGCATCCGGCCACCTACAAAGTGATGCCTGATCGCATCGAGACCGGCACTTACCTGGTGGCCGCTGCCGTTACCGGTGGTCGCGTCAAGGTCAAGGACACTGATCCGACCATCCTGGAAGCGGTCCTGGAAAAGCTGCGTGAGGCCGGTGCAGAAATCACCACCGGCGAAGACTGGATCGAGCTGAACATGCACGGCAAGCGGCCCAAAGCGGTCAACGTGCGTACCGCTCCGTACCCGGCGTTCCCGACCGACATGCAGGCGCAGTTCATTTCCTTGAACGCAATTGCCGAAGGCACCGGTGCTGTGATCGAGACCATCTTCGAAAACCGCTTCATGCACGTGTATGAACTGCATCGCATGGGCGCCAAGATCCAGGTCGAAGGCAACACCGCCATCGTCACGGGCATCGAGAAGCTCAAGGGCGCGCCAGTCATGGCAACTGACCTGCGTGCTTCCGCCAGCCTGGTGATCTCGGCGTTGTGCGCTGACGGCGACACCCTCATCGACCGCATCTACCACATAGACCGTGGTTACGAGTGCATCGAAGAAAAACTGCAGATGCTCGGCGCCAAGATCCGCCGCGTACCGGGCTAG
- a CDS encoding uracil-xanthine permease family protein: MQDEFNDPLWRQILSGAQMLFVAFGALVLMPLITGLDPNVALFTAGLGTLLFQVVTGRQVPVFLASSFAFITPIILAKGQFGLAATMGGVMAAGFVYTFLGLAVKVKGTGFIDRLLPPVVIGPVIISIGLAMAPIAANMAMGKAGDGSELIHYQTAMLISMPALLTTLIVAVFGKGIFRLVPIISGVLVGFAMSFYFGVVDTAKIAAAPWFALPHFTAPEFNWQAILFIVPVALAPAIEHIGGVIAVGSVTGRDYLKKPGLHRTLLGDGIATTAAGLFGGPPNTTYAEVTGAVMLTKNYNPKIMTWAAVFAISLAFIGKFGALLQSIPVPVMGGILCLLFGSIAAVGMNTLIRHKIDLGEARNLVIVSVTLVFGIGGVLVGTGTGPDDFGLKGIALCAVVAIALNLLLPGNDGWKNKKPDEPLL, encoded by the coding sequence ATGCAGGATGAATTCAACGACCCGCTTTGGCGCCAGATCCTGTCTGGCGCACAAATGCTCTTCGTAGCATTTGGCGCGCTGGTGTTGATGCCGCTGATCACAGGTCTTGATCCAAACGTCGCACTGTTTACCGCCGGCCTTGGCACCTTGCTGTTTCAGGTAGTCACAGGGCGGCAGGTGCCCGTCTTCCTGGCGTCGAGCTTTGCGTTCATCACCCCGATCATTCTCGCCAAAGGCCAGTTCGGCCTCGCGGCGACCATGGGCGGCGTGATGGCGGCCGGTTTCGTCTATACGTTCCTAGGGCTGGCCGTGAAGGTCAAAGGCACCGGTTTTATCGACCGCCTGCTACCGCCCGTGGTGATCGGCCCGGTGATTATTTCCATCGGCCTGGCCATGGCGCCGATTGCCGCCAACATGGCGATGGGTAAAGCCGGTGACGGCAGTGAGCTGATTCACTACCAGACGGCGATGCTGATTTCGATGCCGGCGCTGCTCACCACCCTGATCGTGGCGGTATTCGGCAAAGGCATTTTCCGCCTGGTGCCGATTATTTCCGGCGTGCTGGTCGGCTTTGCCATGTCGTTCTACTTTGGCGTGGTCGACACGGCGAAAATCGCTGCAGCGCCGTGGTTTGCCCTGCCCCACTTCACCGCGCCGGAGTTCAACTGGCAGGCGATCCTGTTTATCGTCCCGGTGGCCCTGGCCCCGGCGATCGAACATATCGGTGGTGTGATTGCCGTGGGCAGCGTGACCGGTCGCGACTACCTGAAGAAGCCTGGCCTGCATCGCACCCTGCTCGGTGATGGCATTGCCACCACGGCTGCCGGGCTGTTTGGCGGCCCGCCGAACACCACGTACGCCGAAGTGACCGGCGCAGTGATGCTGACCAAGAACTACAACCCGAAGATCATGACCTGGGCAGCGGTGTTTGCCATCAGCCTGGCCTTTATCGGCAAGTTCGGCGCATTGCTGCAGAGCATCCCCGTGCCAGTGATGGGCGGCATTCTGTGCCTGCTGTTCGGCTCGATTGCCGCGGTAGGCATGAACACGCTGATCCGCCACAAGATCGACCTTGGGGAAGCGCGCAATCTGGTGATTGTGTCGGTGACCCTGGTGTTCGGGATTGGCGGGGTGCTGGTCGGCACCGGCACCGGCCCGGATGACTTCGGCCTCAAGGGCATTGCCCTGTGTGCGGTGGTGGCCATTGCACTCAACCTGCTGCTGCCAGGCAATGATGGCTGGAAGAACAAGAAGCCGGATGAGCCGTTGCTGTAA
- the hisD gene encoding histidinol dehydrogenase, translating into MTTSTAIARLNAADPDFAHHLDHLLSWESVSDDSVNQRVLDIIKAVRERGDAALVDFTRQFDGLDVASMSDLILPRERLELALTRITLPQREALEVAAARVRSYHEKQKQDSWSYTEADGTVLGQKVMPLDRAGLYVPGGKASYPSSVLMNAIPAKVAGVTEVVMVVPTPRGEINELVLAAACIAGVDRVFTIGGAQAVAALAYGTESVPKVDKVVGPGNIYVATAKRHVFGQVGIDMIAGPSEILVVCDGQTDPDWIAMDLFSQAEHDEDAQAILVSPDAEFLDKVAASINKLLPTMERAEIIEKSINGRGALILVRDMEQAIEVANRIAPEHLELSVADPQAWLPSIRHAGAIFMGRHTSEALGDYCAGPNHVLPTSGTARFSSPLGVYDFQKRSSIIFCSPHGASELGKTASVLARGESLSAHARSAEYRILEEGN; encoded by the coding sequence ATGACCACGTCCACTGCAATTGCCCGACTCAACGCTGCCGACCCGGATTTCGCCCATCATCTGGATCATCTGCTGAGCTGGGAAAGCGTGTCCGACGACTCGGTCAACCAGCGGGTGCTCGACATCATCAAGGCCGTGCGCGAGCGCGGTGATGCGGCGCTGGTGGATTTCACTCGCCAGTTCGACGGCCTCGACGTCGCGTCGATGTCGGACCTGATCCTGCCCCGCGAGCGGCTTGAACTGGCCCTGACGCGTATCACGCTGCCCCAGCGCGAAGCATTGGAAGTCGCGGCGGCGCGGGTGCGCAGCTACCACGAAAAACAGAAGCAGGATTCCTGGAGCTACACCGAGGCCGATGGCACCGTGCTGGGCCAAAAGGTCATGCCTCTGGATCGCGCCGGCCTGTACGTACCGGGCGGTAAAGCCTCGTACCCGTCGTCGGTACTGATGAATGCAATCCCGGCCAAAGTGGCGGGCGTGACCGAAGTGGTCATGGTCGTGCCGACCCCGCGCGGTGAGATCAACGAGCTGGTACTGGCAGCAGCCTGCATCGCCGGGGTTGACCGCGTGTTCACCATCGGTGGTGCTCAAGCCGTTGCGGCGCTGGCCTACGGCACCGAAAGCGTGCCGAAGGTCGACAAAGTGGTCGGTCCCGGCAACATCTATGTGGCCACCGCCAAGCGCCACGTATTTGGCCAGGTCGGTATCGACATGATCGCAGGCCCTTCGGAAATCCTGGTGGTGTGTGACGGCCAGACCGACCCGGACTGGATCGCCATGGACCTGTTCTCCCAGGCCGAGCACGATGAAGATGCGCAGGCGATCCTGGTCAGCCCCGACGCCGAGTTCCTCGACAAGGTCGCCGCCAGCATTAACAAGCTGCTGCCGACCATGGAACGCGCCGAGATCATCGAGAAGTCGATCAATGGGCGTGGCGCGCTGATCCTGGTGCGTGACATGGAGCAGGCCATCGAAGTGGCCAACCGCATTGCGCCGGAGCACCTGGAGTTGTCGGTGGCCGACCCACAGGCCTGGCTGCCGTCGATTCGCCACGCCGGTGCGATCTTCATGGGGCGTCACACCAGCGAAGCCCTGGGCGACTACTGTGCAGGCCCGAACCACGTGTTGCCGACTTCCGGCACTGCGCGCTTCTCGTCGCCGCTGGGGGTGTATGACTTCCAGAAGCGTTCGTCGATCATCTTCTGCTCGCCACACGGCGCATCCGAGCTGGGCAAGACCGCCTCAGTGCTGGCCCGTGGTGAATCCCTCAGCGCTCACGCCCGCAGCGCCGAATACCGCATCCTTGAAGAAGGGAACTAA
- the hisG gene encoding ATP phosphoribosyltransferase produces MLTIALSKGRILDDTLPLLAEAGIVPTENPDKSRKLIIPTTQDDVRLLIVRATDVPTYVEHGAADLGVAGKDVLMEYGGQGLYEPLDLRIALCKLMTAGRVGDVEPKGRLRVATKFVNVAKRYYAEQGRQVDIIKLYGSMELAPLIGLADKIIDVVDTGNTLRANGLEPQDFIADISSRLIVNKASMKMQHARIQALIDTLRKAVESRHRG; encoded by the coding sequence ATGTTGACCATCGCATTGTCCAAGGGCCGCATCCTTGACGACACTTTGCCGCTTCTGGCTGAAGCGGGCATCGTGCCGACCGAGAATCCGGACAAGAGCCGCAAGCTGATCATCCCCACGACCCAGGACGACGTTCGCCTGCTGATCGTGCGGGCTACCGACGTGCCGACCTACGTTGAACATGGCGCAGCCGACCTCGGTGTCGCCGGCAAAGACGTGCTGATGGAGTACGGTGGCCAGGGCCTTTACGAGCCGCTGGACCTGCGTATTGCCCTGTGCAAGCTGATGACCGCCGGCCGTGTCGGTGACGTCGAGCCCAAAGGCCGCCTGCGCGTGGCGACCAAGTTCGTCAACGTCGCCAAGCGCTACTACGCGGAACAAGGCCGTCAGGTCGACATCATCAAGCTTTACGGCTCGATGGAGCTGGCGCCGCTGATCGGCCTGGCCGACAAGATTATCGACGTGGTCGACACCGGCAACACGCTGCGTGCCAACGGTCTAGAGCCTCAGGATTTCATTGCCGACATCAGCTCTCGCCTGATCGTCAACAAAGCTTCAATGAAAATGCAACACGCCCGTATCCAGGCGTTGATCGACACCCTGCGCAAGGCAGTGGAGTCTCGACACCGCGGTTGA
- a CDS encoding BolA family protein has product MQALEVKSFLEGKLPETNVEVEGEGCNFQLNVISDELAALSPVKRQQQIYAHLNPWITDGSIHAVTMKFFSRAAWAERT; this is encoded by the coding sequence ATGCAGGCCCTAGAAGTTAAAAGCTTCCTTGAAGGAAAGCTGCCGGAAACGAACGTAGAAGTTGAAGGCGAAGGCTGCAATTTCCAGCTGAACGTGATTAGCGATGAACTGGCGGCATTGAGCCCGGTCAAGCGTCAACAGCAGATCTATGCCCATTTAAACCCGTGGATCACCGATGGCAGCATCCACGCGGTCACTATGAAATTTTTCAGCCGCGCGGCCTGGGCCGAGCGCACCTGA
- a CDS encoding STAS domain-containing protein, with protein MTESAVRLGDAGELFLSGVLDYRSGPDLRKQGQALIKSSAAPALVLDCSAVTKSSSVGLSLLLCFIRDAEAASKPVSIRALPDDMREIAQVSGLTELLAHP; from the coding sequence ATGACCGAGTCGGCTGTTCGTCTTGGCGACGCCGGCGAGTTGTTCCTCAGTGGCGTGCTGGATTACCGCTCCGGGCCTGACCTGCGCAAGCAGGGTCAGGCGCTGATCAAGTCCAGCGCGGCACCTGCGCTGGTGCTTGATTGCTCGGCGGTGACCAAGTCCAGCAGCGTCGGCCTGTCGTTGCTGCTGTGCTTCATTCGTGATGCCGAAGCGGCCAGTAAGCCGGTCAGTATTCGTGCCTTGCCCGACGACATGCGTGAAATTGCGCAGGTTTCCGGTCTGACCGAGCTGTTGGCGCATCCTTAA
- a CDS encoding MlaC/ttg2D family ABC transporter substrate-binding protein, with the protein MISTLRRGLLVLLAALPLMANAAGSAHDLVQDTTNKMLADLTANKEQYKQDPTRFYEALNTIVGPVVDAEGISRSIMTVKYSRKATPAQMQTFQENFKKGLFQFYGNALLEYNNQGITVAPAGDESGDRTSVNMSVKGNNGAIYPVQYTLEKVNGEWKLRNVIINGINIGKLFRDQFADAMQRNGNNLDKTINGWAGEVAKAKEETDKQAAGKPAQ; encoded by the coding sequence ATGATCTCTACCTTGCGACGTGGCCTGCTGGTGCTGCTTGCAGCGCTGCCGCTGATGGCCAACGCGGCGGGTTCTGCGCACGATCTGGTGCAGGACACGACCAACAAGATGTTGGCTGACCTGACTGCCAACAAAGAGCAGTACAAACAAGACCCGACCAGGTTTTACGAAGCACTGAATACCATTGTGGGCCCGGTGGTCGATGCCGAAGGCATTTCCCGCAGCATCATGACGGTCAAGTATTCGCGCAAGGCTACCCCTGCGCAAATGCAGACATTCCAGGAAAACTTCAAGAAGGGCCTGTTCCAGTTCTACGGCAACGCCCTGCTGGAGTACAACAATCAAGGCATTACCGTCGCCCCAGCCGGGGATGAGTCGGGTGATCGCACCAGCGTTAACATGAGCGTCAAAGGCAACAACGGCGCCATCTACCCTGTGCAGTACACGCTGGAGAAGGTCAACGGCGAGTGGAAGCTGCGTAACGTGATCATCAACGGTATCAACATCGGCAAGCTGTTCCGCGATCAGTTCGCCGACGCCATGCAGCGCAATGGCAACAACCTGGACAAGACCATTAATGGTTGGGCCGGTGAAGTCGCCAAAGCCAAAGAAGAAACCGACAAACAAGCTGCCGGGAAGCCTGCGCAATGA